A window of the Cololabis saira isolate AMF1-May2022 chromosome 19, fColSai1.1, whole genome shotgun sequence genome harbors these coding sequences:
- the LOC133419449 gene encoding LIM and SH3 domain protein 1-like, which produces MNPPCGRCNKPVYPTEKINCLDKYWHKGCFSCEVCKMALSMTNYKGFEKKPYCSMHYPKTSFTIVTDTPENLRLKQQTMLNSQALYKENFEKSKGKGFSVVADTPEMQRLKKTQDQISNIKYHEEFEKSKVREGAPPPENRKDDEEQNLNPQRISQPAGQMRPAAGAPPSGGGRYQALYSYVAAEADEVSLQEGDLILDVEPIDEGWMFGCNQRTGQRGMLPVNYVRPV; this is translated from the exons ATGAATCCACCCTGTGGGAGATGCAACAAACCAGTTTAtccaacagaaaaaataaactgtCTTGACAAG TATTGGCACAAAGGTTGTTTCAGCTGTGAAGTATGCAAGATGGCTCTGAGCATGACGAACTACAAAGGCTTTGAGAAGAAACCTTACTGCAGTAT GCATTACCCTAAAACGTCCTTCACCATCGTGACTGACACCCCTGAGAATCTGCGTCTCAAGCAGCAGACCATGCTCAACAGCCAG GCCCTTTACAAGGAGAACTTTGAGAAAAGCAAGGGCAAAGGCTTCAGCGTGGTGGCCGACACCCCGGAGATGCAGAGACTGAAGAAGACGCAAGACCAGATCAGCAAC ATAAAGTACCATGAAGAATTTGAAAAGAGCAAGGTTCGAGAAGGCGCACCTCCTCCTGAAAACAGGAAAG acGATGAAGAGCAAAACTTGAACCCTCAGAGAATCAGTCAACCTGCCGGTCAGATGCGACCTGCAGCTGGAGCACCACCTAGTGGAGGG GGACGCTACCAGGCCTTGTACAGCTACGTGGCAGCAGAAGCGGACGAGGTTTCTCTCCAGGAAGGCGATCTGATCTTAGACGTGGAGCCAATAGATGAGGGGTGGATGTTTGGATGCAACCAGCGCACGGGGCAGCGGGGGATGCTCCCGGTGAACTATGTCAGGCCTGTGtga
- the LOC133418767 gene encoding kelch domain-containing protein 1-like — MEAAPGVAAPGAAPGSRLERSSHSAFIRDNTLYVWGGYQVVAGQDVLLPSDEIWLCDLDSGTWEWKEISGDVPPDLSDACASNLNNTLYIFGGCDAAGGYSNQMFSVDVSQPCLSWKRVTDTKGKTPSPLNKHSCWVHRDRLIYFGGYGCKTMGEVQSTSSSSFVVEEMSWTTIGDTLFRCWGWNNEVNVFDTHSATWSTPATQGSAPAPRGCHASALLGNKGYVTGGVETAELDVFCLDLETWTWAQLDISSSCAPLGRSMHTMTPTSDHTLFIYGGLGSDGNTLDDGWQFNTLSREWARVAHSHKDKPRVCHTACPGSDSDVVVFGGSSNLCIRVDSMAVLRAPSQHHCKDVLIFPTQPYSLFRLCEDFIGRNPELFRRQLVWLPSKLHSKIKKRAAFFSTTKPGLTDLTA, encoded by the exons atggaAGCTGCGCCTGGAGTCGCTGCGCCAGGAGCCGCTCCGGGGAGCCGGCTGGAGAGGAGCAGCCACTCCGCCTTCATCAGGGACAACACGCTGTACGTGTGGGGGGGCTACCAG GTAGTTGCTGGACAGGACGTCCTCTTGCCCAGTGATGAGATATGGCTCTGCGACTTAGACAGCGGGACGTG GGAGTGGAAGGAGATCTCTGGAGACGTTCCTCCAGACCTGTCAGACGCCTGTGCGTCTAATCTGAACAACACTCTCTACATCTTTGGAGGATGTGATGCTGCAGGAGGATACTCAAACCAG ATGTTCAGCGTTGACGTCTCCCAGCCGTGCCTGTCCTGGAAGAGGGTGACGGACACCAAAGGAAAGACGCCGTCCCCGCTCAACAAACACTCCTGCTGGGTGCACAGAGACAG ATTAATCTACTTTGGTGGGTATGGCTGTAAGACCATGGGAGAGGTGCAGAGCACGTCGTCTTCAAGCTTCGTGGTAGAAGAGATGTCATGG acaacaATTGGAGACACTTTATTTCGGTGCTGGGGATGGAACAACGAGGTGAATGTCTTTGACACGCACTCGGCCACGTGGAGCACGCCAGCGACTCAA GGTTCTGCTCCTGCCCCGAGAGGCTGCCATGCCAGCGCCCTGCTGGGGAACAAAGGCTACGTCACCGGTGGAGTG GAGACAGCAGAGTTAGATGTTTTCTGCTTGGACTTGGAAACATGGACCTGGGCTCAAct TGACATCTCCTCCTCTTGTGCACCTCTGGGCCGCTCCATGCACACCATGACGCCGACATCGGACCACACGCTCTTCATCTACGGTGGTCTCGGCTCAGACGGAAACACTCTCG ATGACGGCTGGCAGTTTAACACGCTCAGCAGAGAGTGGGCCAGGGTGGCGCACTCCCACAAGGACAAACCCAG GGTGTGTCACACAGCGTGCCCGGGCAGTGACAGCGACGTCGTGGTGTTCGGAGGAAGCAGCAACCTCTGCATCCGCGTGGACTCT ATGGCTGTTCTGAGGGCTCCATCGCAACATCACTGCAAGGACGTGCTCATCTTTCCGACGCAGCCGTACTCGCTCTTCAG ATTGTGCGAGGATTTTATCGGAAGAAACCCGGAGCTGTTCAGGCGCCAGCTCGTCTGGCTCCCCTCGAAGCTGCacagcaaaattaaaaaaagagcgGCCTTCTTCTCCACCACGAAGCCAGGTCTTACTGATCTTACAGCCTGA